From Lolium perenne isolate Kyuss_39 chromosome 5, Kyuss_2.0, whole genome shotgun sequence, a single genomic window includes:
- the LOC127303874 gene encoding chaperone protein dnaJ 20, chloroplastic: MNTAISGPTKAGCNSKVTCYGAGHGRRSGHCRCKVRARAAATASKSTDYYKVLSLEHSSDVGAEDVKRAYRRLALQYHPDVCPPSRRAESTELFVEIRRAYETLSNPATRVQYDAELRTGYTAARPVADGFARDVWEAQLGVLRARSERRQNARRRCSGNRL, translated from the coding sequence ATGAACACCGCCATTTCCGGTCCTACCAAGGCCGGATGCAATAGCAAGGTTACCTGCTACGGCGCCGGGCATGGCAGGAGGAGTGGCCACTGCCGGTGCAAGGTGAGGGCGCGTGCAGCGGCCACGGCTAGCAAGAGCACCGACTACTACAAGGTGCTGTCGCTGGAACACTCGTCGGACGTCGGCGCGGAGGATGTCAAGCGCGCGTACCGGCGGCTAGCTCTGCAATACCACCCGGACGTGTGCCCGCCGTCCCGCCGGGCCGAGTCTACGGAGCTCTTCGTCGAGATCCGCCGCGCCTATGAGACGCTGTCCAACCCTGCTACGAGGGTGCAGTACGATGCCGAACTCAGGACGGGCTACACGGCGGCGAGGCCAGTGGCGGATGGGTTCGCGAGGGACGTCTGGGAGGCGCAGCTGGGTGTGCTGCGGGCGCGGTCCGAACGGCGGCAGAATGCAAGGAGGAGGTGCAGCGGCAACAGGCTCTAG
- the LOC127298088 gene encoding chaperone protein dnaJ 20, chloroplastic yields the protein MNTAISTPTTAGCKVASYGARHGRRSSHCRSNVKAAAAATASRSTESTDYYKLLSLEHSSDVGADDVKRAYRRLALQYHPDVCPPSRRAESTELFVEIRRAYETLSDPITRVRYDAELRTGYTAARPAADGFPRDVWEAQLGLLRARSERRQNARRRCSGNRL from the coding sequence ATGAACACCGCCATTTCCACACCCACCACGGCGGGATGCAAGGTTGCTAGCTACGGCGCCAGGCATGGTAGGAGGAGTAGCCACTGTCGCTCCAACGtgaaggcggcggcggcagcaacGGCGAGCAGGAGTACCGAGTCTACCGACTACTACAAGTTGCTGTCGCTGGAGCACTCGTCGGACGTCGGCGCCGATGATGTCAAGCGAGCGTACCGGCGGCTGGCTCTGCAATACCACCCGGACGTCTGCCCACCGTCGCGCCGTGCCGAGTCCACGGAGCTCTTCGTCGAGATCCGCCGCGCCTACGAGACGCTGTCCGACCCTATCACAAGGGTACGATACGATGCCGAGCTTAGGACGGGCTACACGGCGGCGAGGCCAGCGGCGGATGGGTTCCCGAGGGACGTCTGGGAGGCGCAGCTGGGTCTGCTGCGAGCGCGGTCGGAACGACGGCAGAACGCGAGGAGGAGGTGCAGCGGCAACCGGCTCTAG